Proteins from one Belonocnema kinseyi isolate 2016_QV_RU_SX_M_011 chromosome 8, B_treatae_v1, whole genome shotgun sequence genomic window:
- the LOC117178705 gene encoding uncharacterized protein LOC117178705: MSSCARLLIYNEKVIDDAYPLPNETDVLDHLEKIETYPVDRSKTVCSTHLGYLEYYWKPVGINKAYGSLQGQMEQVLKGLHGTEAVIYYDDTVIYSETFDEDDVETNEYSTDFEGPT; this comes from the exons ATGTCGAGTTGTGCGCGACTTCTGATCTACAACGAGAAGGTTATCGACGATGCATACCCATTACCGAACGAGACAGACGTCTTGGACCACCTGGAAAAG ATCGAAACGTACCCTGTTGACAGGTCGAAAACCGTCTGCTCTACTCACCTTGGGTATCTCGAGTACTATTGGAAGCCCGTGGGAATTAACAAAGCATACGGATCACTCCAGGGTCAGATGGAACAAGTTTTGAAAGGCCTTCACGGTACCGAGGCTGTCATATATTACGACGATACAGTGATCTATTCCGAAACGTTCGACGAAGACGACGTCGAGACAAACGAATACTCGACAGACTTCGAGGGGCCAACTTGA